A genomic window from Balaenoptera acutorostrata chromosome 20, mBalAcu1.1, whole genome shotgun sequence includes:
- the C1QL1 gene encoding C1q-related factor, giving the protein MLLVLVVLIPVLVSSGGPDGHYEMLGTCRMVCDPYPARGPGAGARPDGGDALSEQSGAPPPSTLVQGPQGKPGRTGKPGPPGPPGNPGPPGPVGPPGEKGEPGKTGPPGLPGAGGSGAISTATYTTVPRVAFYAGLKNPHEGYEVLKFDDVVTNLGNNYDATSGKFTCNIPGTYFFTYHVLMRGGDGTSMWADLCKNGQVRASAIAQDADQNYDYASNSVILHLDAGDEVFIKLDGGKAHGGNSNKYSTFSGFIIYSD; this is encoded by the exons ATGCTGCTGGTGCTGGTGGTGCTCATCCCCGTGCTCGTGAGCTCGGGCGGCCCGGATGGCCACTACGAGATGCTGGGCACCTGCCGCATGGTGTGCGACCCCTACCCCGCGCGGGGCCCCGGCGCCGGCGCGCGGCCCGACGGCGGCGACGCCCTGAGCGAGCAGAGCGGCGCGCCCCCGCCCTCCACGCTGGTGCAGGGTCCCCAGGGGAAGCCGGGACGCACAGGCAAGCCGGGCCCTCCCGGGCCCCCGGGGAACCCGGGTCCTCCGGGTCCTGTGGGGCCACCCGGGGAGAAGGGTGAGCCGGGCAAGACCGGCCCTCCCGGGCTGCCGGGCGCGGGGGGCAGCGGCGCCATCAGCACGGCCACCTATACCACGGTGCCGCGCGTGGCCTTCTACGCCGGCCTCAAGAACCCTCACGAGGGTTACGAGGTGCTTAAGTTCGACGACGTGGTCACCAACCTAGGCAACAACTACGACGCGACCAGCGGCAAGTTTACATGCAACATTCCCGGCACCTACTTTTTCACCTACCACGTCCTCATGCGCGGCGGCGACGGCACCAGTATGTGGGCGGACCTCTGCAAGAACGGCCAG GTGCGGGCCAGCGCCATTGCCCAGGACGCAGACCAGAACTACGACTACGCCAGCAACAGCGTGATCCTGCACCTGGACGCGGGCGACGAGGTCTTCATCAAGCTCGACGGAGGCAAAGCGCATGGCGGCAACAGCAACAAATACAGCACATTCTCCGGCTTCATCATCTACTCCGATTGA